ACTTGGTCGTGATAGAGATGAAATGCGTGAGAAAAACTCCGTAAATTATAGGAATAGAGATTTGGATAGAAGAAATGCACAGGCCCATATTTTGGCTGTTAGTGACATCATCTGTTCTACATTATCTGGTTCAGCCCATGATGTACTTGCTACTATGGGTATCAAATTTGACACAGTGATTATAGATGAAGCATGTCAATGTACAGAGCTTTCTTCGATCATTCCTCTAAGATATGGAGGAAAACGCTGCATTATGGTTGGTGATCCGAATCAACTGCCACCAACTGTCCTTTCAGGTGCTGCAAGCAATTTTAAGTATAATCAATCACTATTTGTTAGAATGGAGAAAAATAGCTCTCCGTACTTGCTGGATGTCCAATATCGTATGCATCCTTCTATTAGTAAATTCCCCTCATCAGAATTTTACCAGGGACGCTTAAAAGATGGTCCCGGTATGGATGTTTCAAACAAGAGACCTTGGCATGAGATTTTGCCGTTAACTCCCTACAAGTTCTTTGACATTATTAGTGGCAGACAAGAACAAAACTTCAAGACTATGTCTTATACAAATATGGAGGAAGTACGTGTCGCCATTGAGTTAGTCGATTTCCTGtttagaaaatttgataacAAAATTGATTTTACTGGAAAAATTGGTATAATTTCTCCCTATAGAGAACAAATGCAAAGAATGCGGAGAGAGTTTGCCCGTTATTTTGGTGGCATGATCAACAAATCAATTGACTTCAATACAATCGATGGTTTCCaaggccaagaaaaagaaatcattttAATATCGTGTGTCCGTGCCGATGATACTAAATCTAGTGTTGGTTTCTTGAAGGATTTCCGTCGTATGAATGTCGCCCTAACCAGAGCAAAGACAAGCATTTGGGTTTTAGGGCACCAAAAATCTTTGACAAAGAGTAAGCTATGGAGGGATTTGATTGAAGACGCAAAAGATAGAAACTGTCTTGAATATGCTTGTTCCGGCTTTCTGGATCCCAGAAATAATAGAGCTCAgaacattttgaaaaagtacaATGTATCTGTCCCACAGGAGCAAGAGGATGATTATGAGTTGCCTATGGAATATATGACTAGCAATTCCGCCGATGAAAAATCTAGCATGGACctaaagaagagaagaattgTCAATGAAGGCGATGAGGCAAACagaatgatgaagaaaaagaagaaagataaagaaaggaagaaagaaaagaaagaagaaaagaagaaggaaaagaaaaagctcAAGGCTGAtgagaagaacaaaaaagaaaggggAGAAGAATCCTCCACCTCATCATCTGgtacaaagaaaaagtcttccatttttggcGGAGTAACTGTGCCCAATGCCGTTGTTCCTAAAGCCTTTACTGATGTTAATGGCAAAAAGGAGACGACAGCGGCTGttaataaaaagaaaaagaatagacatgtttgtttttctgaTGATGTCAGTATCATTCCCAGGAGTGAGGAGCCTGAAATTAAAGTCACCAGAAGTTTGTCTTCTGtattaaaggaaaagaagtcAAGCATGAAAGATACGAAAGCTTTTTCCCCACCTCCAGTCAATGGcagtgatgatgaagacgatgaagatggaTATACGCCTTCTATTTCCAGTTCTTCACTAATGAAAACTGGGAGGAGCAGCAGCAATAACAgaataatttcaaatcaacaaaattttgaCGCAAGTATATACGATGATCCGCAAACTACACAAACTAAAAGACTTCAGCTACCTGCTACGGTTGCACAGCATGCAAATTTAAAAACTCATGCACCCACCAGTACCCCGGGAGTTTTAAGCGCCTCCGATTATGGTGAACCTGACCGGAGAGGAGAGAACGTACCAAATAGGTGTAATTCTCAACATGCGAGTaatgaaaatcaaaaaatagtGGCTCCTGCGGGATCGGAAGTACCATCCGGGCCTTCGCTTACACATTCCCAAATGACTTCTTCCAGTGGGCCAGAAAATCCATATAGTCAGAACTCCCTTTTGGAACAGCAGCGTTCAACCCCTAAGATGCCTGGTGGCGGGCCTGCAGGTGCACGAAACAGTTCGAGACGAAATGCGTCATCTAGTCCTTTCATTCccaggaaaagaaaacctAGACCATGATCACGAGAGAAAATCATAACTATATTtcgcatatatatatatacctGGATACTAAACATCTAATAGCAGCATTGTTCTTTTGTTATTCTTATAACTAATAAAAGTGTTTTGCGATTTGACATATAAGCATGCATTTGAATATTACGTAAGTATatgatattcaaaaatttatgttatttttattagCTAGTTTAGCCTTTTCTGTTTCCTCAATCAACCTTCTTAGATATGGAGCCATTTTTACTAGCTTTAATTATACTTTCAGAAATACCAATTTTTGGCGGCGACTTACTCGCAACCAAGAAAGGGGGACTTGCGGGTTGTTTTAGACTTGAACTTGCATTTGAATCCTTATGAGTTTCGTACATATCAATTGGTTTGGGAGGTGTAGCGCCGCGATTGCCGTGAGTAGTTGTTGCATTCTCTGAGTTTAATTCTTCACAAGCCTTCAGAAGTACATCTCTTTCGTTGGTTATCAAAGTTGTTGTGAGCTTTCCATCGGGTGATTCGAGAAGGCAATTGAGGTATTGTATTGTAGATTTGATCATCTCGGTCATTTCGTTGGGAGAGATATTAGAGTTGCTGCTATTCTGGAGTTTAGTTATAAGTTTGTTCTCCAAATCTCCGACTCTTCCTTGACAGTCTAGCCATAAATCACGTTGTGCTACCAAAGCGGAagattcatttttatttttggttaGCTGATCCTGTAAATTATCAATCTTCAATTCGATGAGATCCTTCATGTGAACGAAATTCTTCCTACTGATAATTTCTCTTTCGCTGTGGTTTTCATCAGTGTCTGACAATCTCAAATTGAACAGTTTTTCTGATAACGATTTTTCTTGTGTCAAGGGCGACTCGAATCCTatcctcttcatcaatcGAATCTTGGACTCTTCGATCTTGGATAAATGCAAATCGATGCTACTTATCTTAGAGCGTATTCGCCCAgattgttttttcaattcctCTTCGATGAATTTATCATCCTTTTTAAAGTCCCTtaataaattttctagCTTCATTATTTCCGATCTGGCCTGTTTATGAGATAACTGCAGCAGTTTGTAATTATACATCATCTGATCTGCAGAGGATCCCGTGTTTTGCGTTTCTTCTGTTCTGGGATCTACATCATccgtatatgataaaaTTGTATTTTCTGCTCCCACCGATTCAATATACTTGTTCAATGATGTCCGGTAGTGTGatgaaatggaaatgaTGGCATTCTTATCTATGATATAGTCCACCTGTGCGGTGTCCACTGCTCGTTCGATATGCCATGATTTCCGTTCCTTGCAAAGAAGCTGCTCTCTTTCGTTCAAGTCTAATAGATCCTCCTTGTCTCGGAACAAAGATTCAATCTCCCTCCTCAAGAGCCCATCATGAGATACCAAGAGATCGTTGATTCTGCACAGATCATTGAGACAAATAGCGATATCTTTTCGAATACTTGTCACTTGAGAGGCAGAGTTAACGTCAGACAATGCCTTTTCGTGCAGTCCGACTAGATTACTCAGATATTGCGaaatctcttctttcttttctaaaaCCTGATTCAATTCCatctcttcttctccaccttcttttgttttttatttagaaCAACTTTGGATGAAACGTGGgagaaataaaatagaATCAAAAGCTCCAAACCAATATGTGCACCTTATACCTACTTATCAATCGATTGGCAACGTTCCAATGAGCTCACGTGGTACCTTCGTGTAGTATTCTTTGAATGGGATTTACGATACAAAAGATACTGTCTATATCTTTTGTAAATTCCATGCCTAAACGCCAAAATCCACGCCCTtaaatttttgtaaatacaTGCGCTAATGCCCTGCAAGCTGTTCTAGGGTTTGTGTATTCAGtgaaaaaggataaaagCTGACTTGAAGAGACTATCGTTCCCTATTTGCAGCACGTTTCTTAGTAGTACAGCAAAAtagatttctttcaatgtcGTAAGGGCTTTTAAGATACTGTCATGTTCGTTTCTAGCTCTGGCATATTACATAAGTAATGGTCTTCAAAGCCGCAcacgtttctttttctaaaaaatgaaaaatttttcactgaaaaaaaaaaatgaaaaactaagGTATAAATACTTGAATAATTTGCCCTTCTGATATCTGGCATAATCTTTGAATGCAAAACCCTGGAGGTTTGCTTCAGTTTCGTGGACTTGTGCATTTTCACGTAATATGCTGGGATCTTTCTGTTCTACATTTTATCccatttctttcttacttttttaTAGCTAAAACTGAAAGAGACTTTCTAATTCTACGAAACGTCATCTCGTCCATCTCATTCTTATTctagagaagaaaaggagtCAAGAATAGTAAAGGTTTATCAGTGCAACTAATAACTCCGAAAATACATAAAACAATGACGGCCGTTAGAGATTACAAGACTGCCTTGGAATTTGTCAAGAGCTTGCCACGTCTGGATGGTTTGTCTGTCCAGGAGTTAATGGACTCCAAGAGCAGAGGTGGGTTGACGTACAACGATTTCTTGGTTTTGCCAGGTT
This genomic window from Saccharomyces kudriavzevii IFO 1802 strain IFO1802 genome assembly, chromosome: 12 contains:
- the ATG23 gene encoding Atg23p (similar to Saccharomyces cerevisiae ATG23 (YLR431C); ancestral locus Anc_4.311), which codes for MELNQVLEKKEEISQYLSNLVGLHEKALSDVNSASQVTSIRKDIAICLNDLCRINDLLVSHDGLLRREIESLFRDKEDLLDLNEREQLLCKERKSWHIERAVDTAQVDYIIDKNAIISISSHYRTSLNKYIESVGAENTILSYTDDVDPRTEETQNTGSSADQMMYNYKLLQLSHKQARSEIMKLENLLRDFKKDDKFIEEELKKQSGRIRSKISSIDLHLSKIEESKIRLMKRIGFESPLTQEKSLSEKLFNLRLSDTDENHSEREIISRKNFVHMKDLIELKIDNLQDQLTKNKNESSALVAQRDLWLDCQGRVGDLENKLITKLQNSSNSNISPNEMTEMIKSTIQYLNCLLESPDGKLTTTLITNERDVLLKACEELNSENATTTHGNRGATPPKPIDMYETHKDSNASSSLKQPASPPFLVASKSPPKIGISESIIKASKNGSISKKVD